The following proteins come from a genomic window of Nitrososphaerota archaeon:
- a CDS encoding AAA family ATPase, with amino-acid sequence MIKEFDNLKKLLVFGIAGMPGAGKTEVCKILSKKFNAPIYIMGDIIRKIAKEKSIEPTRNNLEKIMLKIREEEGPDIIAKRIFEEIKISNIKSKVIIIDGIRSIHEVDFFKKNFENFILLAVIASKENRFLRLFKRRREDDPSSFEEFIRRDRIETSIGLGAVLAEADFYILNDGTLKELNKQIQKISSIISKKDRC; translated from the coding sequence ATGATTAAAGAATTTGATAACTTAAAAAAATTATTAGTATTTGGAATAGCTGGAATGCCGGGAGCAGGAAAAACAGAAGTATGTAAAATATTAAGTAAAAAATTTAATGCTCCGATATATATAATGGGAGATATAATTCGTAAAATAGCTAAAGAAAAGAGTATAGAGCCGACTAGAAACAATTTAGAAAAAATTATGCTTAAAATAAGAGAAGAAGAAGGGCCTGATATTATTGCTAAGAGAATATTTGAAGAGATAAAGATATCTAATATTAAAAGTAAAGTAATAATTATTGATGGCATAAGAAGTATTCATGAAGTAGATTTTTTTAAAAAAAATTTTGAAAATTTTATTTTATTAGCTGTAATAGCATCTAAAGAAAATAGATTCTTAAGATTATTTAAAAGAAGAAGAGAAGATGATCCATCAAGCTTTGAAGAATTTATTAGAAGAGATAGGATAGAAACTTCAATAGGGTTAGGAGCAGTTTTAGCCGAAGCAGATTTTTATATTTTAAATGATGGAACATTAAAAGAATTAAATAAGCAAATTCAAAAAATTTCATCAATTATAAGTAAAAAAGATCGTTGCTAA